From the genome of Phaeodactylum tricornutum CCAP 1055/1 chromosome 13, whole genome shotgun sequence, one region includes:
- a CDS encoding predicted protein: protein MSTPSSNPAGVAAPVTKVTSNEEDLRAELRSVMLKLRKREPLDPTYKRLLMNGVVTPRRPVLPKGRIYKRVGTRLRERVENYIEQNRGKDLYDRISQRQPLEEDKMRAALTLREAKDHEQQALLEATLSSLPRRNGMDEMSRRRHMEGIAMGLQNREKVPPRAFTPVPTTAAEQIEAARQQAELEQKREQARAQEETRRKREDDDRRQREEEIEQRRNTVETPQQALRRIYYPIFKKLWDMDFPHLGGINPFRIVIDRENCASVGAPDYFDVIETPMNLSYIQQKVDSLTYENLGGFFSDVELMLKNALKYNSDPSNPYRIAAEEMRKRYLKMAKKVMAVLKQNQRRQPS from the coding sequence ATGTCGACGCCTTCGTCAAACCCTGCAGGTGTTGCTGCTCCCGTTACGAAAGTCACATCGAATGAAGAAGATTTACGGGCCGAACTTCGGTCCGTCATGCTCAAATTACGGAAACGTGAACCGTTAGATCCAACTTATAAGAGACTATTGATGAATGGCGTTGTGACACCACGCCGCCCGGTTCTCCCTAAAGGACGCATCTACAAACGCGTTGGAACCCGCCTCCGAGAACGCGTCGAAAATTATATCGAACAAAATCGAGGTAAGGACCTCTATGATCGAATTTCTCAGCGTCAGCCATTGGAAGAGGATAAAATGCGTGCTGCGTTGACTCTTCGAGAGGCCAAAGATCATGAGCAACAGGCGCTTTTGGAAGCCACTCTGTCCTCGTTGCCTCGACGAAATGGTATGGATGAAATGAGTCGTCGACGGCACATGGAAGGAATTGCTATGGGCTTGCAGAATCGCGAGAAAGTCCCTCCGAGAGCATTCACCCCTGTTCCCACTACTGCTGCCGAGCAAATAGAAGCAGCTCGACAGCAAGCTGAGCTGGAACAAAAGCGCGAGCAAGCGCGCGCGCAAGAAGAAACACGTCGCAAGCGAGAGGATGACGATCGTCGTCAAAGAGAAGAAGAGATCGAGCAACGTCGAAATACTGTTGAGACTCCTCAACAAGCACTACGGAGAATCTACTACCCTATCTTCAAAAAGCTTTGGGATATGGATTTCCCTCATTTGGGAGGTATCAATCCTTTTCGAATTGTTATCGATCGAGAAAACTGTGCTTCGGTTGGCGCTCCTGACTATTTCGATGTTATTGAGACACCAATGAATCTGTCGTACATTCAACAAAAGGTAGACAGTCTGACATACGAAAATCTTGGAGGCTTCTTTTCGGACGTGGAACTTATGCTGAAAAACGCCTTGAAATACAACAGTGATCCCAGTAACCCTTATCGTATTGCTGCCGAAGAAATGCGGAAGAGGTATCTGAAAATGGCAAAGAAGGTAATGGCCGTCCTGAAACAGAACCAGCGCCGTCAGCCGAGCTAG
- a CDS encoding predicted protein — MFFGYHIPYSIPFHRFDCEKQIFCFGGVLQQQSLAEYDLEHSAIGQSDIPILTMAALPSNAPQTSLLFRRLYRSLLKSAKPFCFPSPNAKVFSCLLHRAGFEDESWEDFLRYRTPTDADEASEPMNEENEAHHVLFRRLLREVISENGELGIRQMQFPSHIGDASHFTNIIRREFKESAGCVSSHFDIITRKETSFLALRELNKKLAWADILEQKAPTPHPRQPARSVICILDHTGENENRDEVPTSNYGTYGLIVNRLATSSSSGKTLSLEEVLKPLPDDIMQAFSGSS, encoded by the exons ATGTTCTTTGGATATCACATTCCGTATTCTATTCCATTTCAtcgttttgactgtgagaagcAAATTTTCTGTTTTGGAGGAGTACTCCAACAGCAATCGCTGGCAGAGTACGATTTGGAACACAGTGCAATTGGACAATCAGATATTCCCatcttgaccatggcagcctTGCCATCAAACGCACCGCAAACATCTTTGCTTTTCCGAAGATTATACAGGTCGTTGCTAAAATCTGCCaagcctttttgtttccCTTCTCCGAACGCGAAAGTCTTTTCCTGCTTGCTACATCGTGCTGGCTTCGAGGATGAAAGTTGGGAAGACTTTCTTCGGTATCGAACGCCGACGGATGCGGATGAAGCTAGCGAGCCGATGAATGAGGAAAACGAGGCGCATCAcgttctttttcgtcgtctgCTCAGAGAAGTCATTTCGGAAAACGGTGAGTTGGGCATCCGACAAATGCAGTTCCCGAGCCATATAGGAGACGCCAGTCACTTTACAAATATTATTCGACGAGAGTTTAAAGAATCAGCTGGCTGTGTCTCTTCGCACTTTGATATAATCACGCGGAAAGAAACTTCCTTTCTAGCGCTTCGAGAGCTGAACAAGAAACTGGCGTGGGCGGATATACTGGAGCAAAAAGCCCCCACTCCCCATCCCCGACAACCGGCAAG AAGCGTTATTTGCATTCTGGACCACACAGGGGAGAACGAAAACCGGGACGAGGTCCCGACATCAAACTATGGAACTTATGGATTGATTGTCAATCGTCTCGCtacatcgtcatcatctGGAAAGACTTTGTCTCTGGAGGAAGTTCTAAAACCACTTCCCGATGACATCATGCAAGCCTTTAGTGGATCTTCG
- a CDS encoding predicted protein, which translates to MTGQDTYEIGDLTRMADQLAKDKISNYTGKAGYKFGDLSKEILRRTWEGEYLLEDVWLALKLLISYGLGITSLTRLMPIKVLLELINVGLAQQATGRAMEVLAGTLDERMKAALTGNSKYQLGDITKDKLTRALQEFTGKESYKFGDIGQKISSLATYSGEQTNTKEIHILDDKTMAAELRSWDAKFQKDAMDKT; encoded by the coding sequence ATGACGGGCCAGGACACGTACGAAATCGGCGACTTGACTCGCATGGCTGATCAATTGGCAAAAGACAAGATATCCAATTACACTGGGAAAGCGGGCTACAAATTTGGTGATTTATCGAAAGAGATTCTGCGACGTACTTGGGAGGGCGAGtatcttttggaagacgTTTGGTTGGCGCTCAAACTGTTGATTTCGTATGGTTTGGGTATTACCTCGCTGACTCGATTGATGCCTATCAAGGTACTTTTGGAACTTATCAATGTAGGGTTGGCACAACAAGCAACAGGAAGGGCAATGGAAGTATTGGCAGGGACATTGGATGAACGCATGAAAGCTGCGCTGACTGGAAATTCCAAATATCAACTTGGCGACATTACAAAAGATAAACTCACTAGAGCGCTCCAAGAATTCACCGGCAAAGAAAGCTACAAGTTTGGAGATATTGGTCAAAAGATCTCCAGCCTAGCCACTTATTCCGGAGAGCAGACAAACACTAAAGAAATCCATATCTTGGATGACAAAACTATGGCAGCTGAGCTTCGTAGTTGGGATGCAAAATTCCAAAAAGATGCTATGGACAAAACTTGA
- a CDS encoding predicted protein, whose translation MSERMIEIQRARLLAAGKGNSNVATASNGSAAGGSASGAHPALASTALGSQAAGSVRQTPQQAAATAMLQEDQHLLRFLQRLQEREESSGSGGPTVPTALSRRLLHRQGAGFLDESVSAVASAAADRFLATILQQAIACRDQRLKGAEMVREAARHRKRHAEQFEADADDRRRRRKEHDELRESSNLATIQAADSVKRASKAGTSETEGGPTNSKKKKKIEDSLVNGFKIKRKKIDDEEEASYDSIDEENEYYQAYYGGSADEVSSDEEEDNEMLILRDVARPLETWNFHVAGKLGMDPAFDEEDKLDDNGLERPEFALNEEAQINNFDIAVNEEIKGAGDGSKATIFTKGTEDSFVKGKQTVANSKLSSSPSAGGASQTKSGSPSKSFEDG comes from the coding sequence ATGAGCGAACGTATGATTGAGATCCAGCGCGCAAGACTTCTGGCAGCTGGGAAAGGAAACAGTAACGTTGCTACCGCTTCAAATGGCAGTGCTGCTGGAGGATCCGCTTCTGGGGCACATCCTGCCCTAGCCAGTACTGCATTGGGGTCGCAAGCAGCTGGCTCAGTGCGGCAAACTCCGCAACAAGCAGCCGCTACCGCCATGCTTCAAGAAGATCAGCATCTACTTCGTTTTTTGCAACGGCTACAGGAAAGGGAGGAGAGCTCGGGCTCGGGAGGTCCAACTGTACCGACTGCACTTTCTCGCCGACTTTTACATAGACAGGGCGCTGGTTTTCTAGATGAATCTGTTTCTGCCGTGGCATCGGCTGCCGCCGATAGATTCCTAGCCACCATATTGCAGCAGGCCATTGCCTGCCGCGACCAAAGACTCAAAGGAGCCGAGATGGTTAGAGAAGCAGCGCGACACCGAAAGCGACATGCTGAACAATTTGAAGCCGATGCTGACGACCGAAGGAGGAGAAGAAAGGAACACGACGAGCTCCGTGAGAGTAGCAACCTTGCCACCATTCAAGCCGCGGATTCCGTGAAGAGGGCCTCGAAGGCCGGCACTTCTGAAACCGAAGGGGGTCCAACGaattccaaaaagaagaagaaaatagAAGACAGCCTAGTAAATGGATTTAAAATCAAACGGAAAAAgattgacgacgaagaagaagcttCGTATGACTCTAttgacgaagaaaacgaatACTATCAGGCCTACTACGGAGGTAGCGCCGATGAGGTCAgttccgacgaagaagaggataATGAAATGCTAATTCTACGTGACGTCGCTCGTCCTTTAGAAACTTGGAATTTTCACGTTGCTGGGAAATTGGGCATGGACCCTGcctttgacgaagaagataaATTAGATGACAACGGTCTCGAACGACCTGAATTCGCCCTGAACGAAGAAGCTCAGATAAACAACTTCGACATTGCAGTAAACGAAGAAATTAAAGGTGCTGGAGACGGTTCCAAGGCTACAATTTTTACGAAAGGAACTGAGGATTCGTTTGTAAAGGGGAAGCAAACTGtagctaacagtaagctaTCATCCTCTCCCTCTGCAGGTGGCGCGTCTCAAACAAAAAGTGGCTCGCCTTCGAAATCGTTCGAAGACGGATGA
- a CDS encoding predicted protein, with product MCLFVPIAKRWYYRLLEVGCAPDDIVIVCLNPTAVDELNRENITSVEEDFIESPERKRFVLGFFRQLMMKRLQFAIKKMRAGVSILLTDIDNIFMRHVPLSEFWDESYDVIHAYEGRFPVPVFEKMGFVVCGGRQWFRATKGSILFLEMVMKYCQNEQKCNDQIAFNQLMLNDLQMQWDKDLYRSDAPRVNLPANEEMHGLMTESVTGRSLVTNHTVKIWSRDFATRWMGDPEYCPSSNNWVAMPTKMQSTAKLGKVESKLKSFDAWIGFCGTDGTKRRTNST from the exons ATGTGTCTG TTTGTTCCTATTGCCAAACGCTGGTACTATCGTTTGCTGGAAGTTGGATGCGCGCCAGACGATATTGTGATTGTTTGCCTTAATCCGACTGCAGTCGATGAATTAAATAGAGAAAATATTACATccgtggaagaagacttcaTCGAAAGTCCCGAACGCAAGCGCTTTGTTCTTGGGTTTTTCAGACAACTTATGATGAAAAGACTGCAGTTCGCCATTAAAAAGATGCGGGCAGGGGTTAGTATTCTTCTTACCGACATAGATAACATTTTTATGAGACACGTTCCCTTATCAGAGTTCTGGGACGAATCCTATGATGTCATACACGCGTACGAAGGAAGATTTCCCGTACCGGTCTTTGAGAAAAtgggatttgttgtttgtgGCGGACGTCAATGGTTTCGGGCTACCAAGGGAAGCATTTTATTCCTTGAAATGGTTATGAAGTATTGCCAAAACGAACAGAAGTGCAATGATCAAATCGCGTTTAACCAGCTGATGTTAAATGATCTTCAGATGCAATGGGATAAGGATCTTTATCGATCTGATGCACCAAGGGTCAACCTTCCGGCTAACGAAGAGATGCACGGGCTCATGACAGAATCTGTTACGGGCCGATCGCTAGTCACCAACCATACTGTAAAAATTTGGAGTCGTGATTTTGCAACTCGGTGGATGGGAGATCCTGAATACTGTCCCTCTAGCAACAATTGGGTTGCAATGCCGACAAAGATGCAGTCTACTGCTAAGTTGGGCAAAGTTGAAAGCAAACTAAAAAGTTTTGATGCGTGGATTGGCTTTTGTGGAACCGATGGTACCAAACGGCGCACAAACTCCACCTAA
- a CDS encoding predicted protein: MALSGFRFARSIAVVSARWPQTRAVSTAATLTRFTTCFGDGIHLGMLRRQHQSLPFSTSESSSYSPLVWWRNRQEKKEEVKYKERLQAMANKEDWTIGDMKEELNDVVKSWISKIPVIGSNKEILAAKRMHKTVTGLAEIIGDKATSERLGNMTRVEKLKASLQGESTVEDINILIQQFDSMSLMHKVVRRRKLEGKKIPETAEAVQTMMQTEGQRLLTKTQKTKMMSRTKEIMRKSRRR; encoded by the coding sequence ATGGCGCTTTCAGGTTTTCGTTTTGCTCGCTCCATTGCCGTTGTTTCAGCTCGGTGGCCACAAACTCGAGCTGTTTCGACCGCAGCGACTCTGACCAGGTTTACAACATGCTTTGGTGATGGCATCCATCTAGGTATGCTTAGGCGTCAGCACCAATCATTACCGTTTTCGACTTCCGAATCCTCCAGCTATTCACCGCTGGTATGGTGGAGAAATCGgcaagaaaagaaggaagaggTGAAGTATAAAGAGCGGCTTCAGGCCATGGCGAACAAGGAGGATTGGACGATCGGTGACATGAAAGAGGAGCTTAACGATGTTGTGAAATCTTGGATTTCGAAAATTCCTGTCATtggaagcaacaaagaaatTCTTGCGGCCAAGCGAATGCACAAAACGGTTACCGGTTTGGCCGAGATTATTGGAGACAAGGCTACTTCGGAGCGCCTGGGTAACATGACACGGGTTGAAAAATTGAAAGCGTCTCTGCAAGGAGAATCCACCGTCGAGGACATCAACATATTGATCCAACAGTTTGACTCGATGAGCTTGATGCATAAGGTTGTTCGTCGACGAAAGTTggaaggaaagaaaattccAGAAACAGCAGAGGCTGTGCAAACCATGATGCAGACGGAAGGTCAAAGACTTTTGACGAAAACCCAGAAAACAAAGATGATGAGCCGCACCAAAGAAATAATGCGCAAGTCACGCAGACGGTAG
- a CDS encoding predicted protein, giving the protein MSMNIFRLAGDMCHVFSIIVLLLRLRVAKNAQGISLRTNELFLLVFVTRYLDLFFNFFSIYNSVMKVLYIVSTASIVYTIRFKEPIKSTYEKSQDTFLHWKFAVAPCFAIALITHLIGSKRFDMVELLWTFSIYLESIAILPQLIVLQRYREVENLTGNYIFFMGAYRALYIVNWIYRAHTEKGYKHHWVVYFCGVVQTLLYADFFYYYLKSKSKGGKFTLPTKSTN; this is encoded by the exons ATGAGTATGAATATTTTTCGTCTGGCAGGAGACATGTGCCATGTCTTTAGCATCATCGTGCTTTTACTACGGCTACGCGTGGCGAAAAATGCGCAAG GTATTTCGTTGCGAACAAACGAACTCTTTCTCTTGGTTTTTGTGACGCGCTATCTCGATCTTTTCTTCAACTTTTTTTCGATTTACAACTCCGTCATGAAGGTTCTTTACATTGTTTCGACGGCGTCAATTGTCTACACAATTCGCTTTAAGGAACCGATTAAATCTACATACGAGAAGTCCCAGGATACGTTTCTGCACTGGAAGTTTGCTGTAGCGCCGTGCTTTGCGATCGCTTTGATTACTCATTTGATTGGTTCAAAACGATTTGATATGGTCGAGCTGCTCTGGACTTTCTCGATCTACCTAGAATCCATTGCTATTCTTCCGCAGCTCATAGTTTTGCAGCGATACCGCGAGGTAGAAAACCTCACGGGGAACTATATCTTTTTCATGGGAGCCTATCGGGCACTTTACATTGTCAACTGGATTTATCGAGCGCACACGGAGAAGGGTTATAAACATCACTGGGTTGTGTACTTTTGCGGAGTGGTTCAAACGCTTTTATATGCAGACTTTTTCTACTACTATCTCAAGAGTAAATCCAAAGGTGGCAAGTTCACGTTACCAACCAAGTCCACAAATTAA
- a CDS encoding predicted protein gives MTATVVPCLGFTSPAETITSQKELHDKIMKIQRKKLRKCGAMDVKRPFVIKTQLVSPDSSGKWTGGDENATSNEEKVHTKIIHFQRHGQGYHNFIGNTWRELGKTVDIDSSDPDKNPFVHPEVLDAPLTALGRQEAIEKRSVAALMNPDLIIVSPLHRAIQTAHFSFADHRSRVPWIAHEGCREDLGFLVCNKRRPLSQTKEEFPYIDFSYVVSGEEDTLFKHEEMECLLAQADRVYDFLANFVRTRPEQEIAVVGHSAWLFNMCNAVVECNGDENLMAWFGTSEIRSMRVSFIESSSMSSKECKTCDW, from the coding sequence ATGACCGCTACCGTTGTCCCTTGCTTGGGCTTTACCTCGCCTGCCGAGACAATTACGTCTCAAAAGGAGCTCCACGACAAAATAATGAAGATTCAACGTAAAAAACTTCGAAAATGTGGAGCCATGGACGTCAAACGTCCCTTCGTCATCAAAACCCAGCTCGTGAGTCCCGATTCTTCGGGAAAATGGACTGGGGGTGACGAAAATGCCACcagcaacgaagaaaaggTTCATACCAAGATTATTCATTTTCAACGACATGGTCAAGGATACCATAATTTCATCGGCAATACGTGGCGTGAACTTGGGAAAACTGTCGACATCGATAGTTCCGACCCTGATAAGAATCCTTTTGTTCACCCCGAAGTTTTGGATGCTCCTTTGACTGCGCTTGGTCGACAAGAAGCAATCGAGAAGCGGTCTGTTGCCGCCTTGATGAATCCTGATCTTATAATTGTATCGCCTTTGCACCGGGCTATTCAAACGGCACACTTTTCCTTCGCCGACCACCGTTCGCGAGTTCCTTGGATTGCGCACGAGGGCTGCCGTGAAGATTTGGGTTTccttgtttgcaacaaacgACGTCCCTTGTCACAGACCAAGGAAGAGTTCCCCTACATTGACTTTTCCTATGTTGTGTCCGGTGAGGAAGATACACTGTTCAAACATGAAGAAATGGAATGTCTATTAGCCCAAGCAGACCGCGTCTACGATTTTTTGGCCAATTTTGTACGCACAAGACCTGAGCAGGAAATTGCAGTTGTTGGTCATTCGGCTTGGCTATTTAATATGTGCAATGCTGTAGTAGAATGCAACGGAGACGAAAATCTCATGGCCTGGTTTGGAACGTCGGAGATCCGATCTATGCGGGTGAGCTTTATTGAGAGTTCTAGCATGTCTAGTAAGGAATGTAAAACGTGCGATTGGTGA
- a CDS encoding predicted protein, whose product MKFRAKLAPEQASLLYQLIGPISRIASSSSNDQLHTASASSWMKNSCMLYLDEMVMRLSAKGKMTDTDGIACFAELQAGGGIFFEHRIESNATNNAIVMELDLVQMRTALQSIQQDRSSLFQADTLLSHEVSLEHQYTVLKLAKRNNIPCLCLDAYTSSASNGGMVKVHHAIPVRVCRVAEMQYHFPPQVSLPDVQLELMHENGNKQPLRTIVERLRPIASTVLLKGNMKTGDLTLSVDTDGASIRTFFHRLIPRPDACKENTTNICEVKIETKKLTSCLQWQQNTNLASSALLCLVENEVVVLHVTLSPRSVGFFTYYVPVHFLSSDPCED is encoded by the coding sequence ATGAAATTCAGGGCGAAGCTGGCGCCAGAACAAGCATCACTATTGTACCAATTGATCGGTCCTATTTCGCGCATtgcctcgtcgtcctccaaTGATCAGTTGCATACGGCGTCCGCGTCTTCTTGGATGAAAAATAGTTGCATGTTGTATCTGGATGAAATGGTGATGAGGCTTTCTGCTAAAGGCAAGATGACCGATACGGACGGTATTGCATGTTTTGCCGAGCTACAGGCTGGTGGTGGAATATTTTTCGAACATCGGATCGAAAGTAATGCTACAAACAACGCCATTGTCATGGAACTTGACTTGGTTCAAATGCGTACCGCCTTGCAATCTATCCAACAAGACCGGAGCTCTCTTTTTCAAGCCGACACGCTTTTATCACACGAGGTCTCGTTGGAGCATCAGTACACAGTTCTGAAGCTGGCCAAACGTAACAATATTCCATGTCTTTGTCTGGATGCATACACAAGCTCAGCTTCAAATGGAGGAATGGTTAAAGTTCACCATGCAATTCCTGTTCGTGTCTGTCGAGTAGCGGAAATGCAATACCATTTTCCACCCCAGGTTTCATTACCGGATGTCCAGCTTGAATTAATGCACGAAAATGGGAACAAACAACCGCTTCGTACCATCGTGGAACGGCTACGTCCTATCGCATCCACTGTCCTACTGAAAGGCAACATGAAAACTGGAGATCTGACTTTAAGCGTTGACACGGATGGTGCCTCAATACGAACCTTCTTTCATCGACTTATACCTCGCCCTGACGCCTGTAAAGAAAACACGACAAACATTTGCGAAGTCAAAATTGAAACCAAGAAGCTCACTTCCTGTTTACAGTGGCAGCAAAATACCAACTTAGCATCATCGGCACTATTGTGTCTCGTTGAGAACGAAGTAGTAGTCTTGCATGTTACATTGAGTCCTCGATCTGTGGGTTTCTTTACATACTATGTCCCGGTACATTTCTTGTCCAGTGATCCATGTGAGGATTGA
- a CDS encoding predicted protein, translating into MTGWSSCAPSAQKFSNLKKATRHPVGTGIRTEEWRKPVVVPAERCGTEKVKGELPVARKLQKQQRQIPTILLVAVLLLFSFCMLKSFRKTVHHHAIRRDHLHQYSDVSEKTVTSIRQASGILLHNNQIGRTPIIQPQIFLPTVNEDGTTEKKREAASHEIPSSNEGIRVTDQIAPNIRKTVPNTDRIAFRYWHEDELISNQKSCRQPHWAFFHFPTCNAFHEMPLEREYFEASQGRQGSGVTELDSYYINSGYYRDVWVVAGSASLGRLILKTSKFEFDINYKTLHQVHREANVMERLSSNPSIVDIYGHCGGSVAAEAISYEVERYVVAGSGYVNPGLGADQPADLSPQNDFTPSEKFRMALAMAESIAALHGYHGGVIVHDDIQLRQWLQTKDGILKLGDFNRAYVLDWNDSTQAYCSYNNGQAFGNSNHFLGQNRSPEEYQAGELDEAIDVYSFGNCLYSLLTGLWVFYENEDDAIVQEKVLTGKRPMIDIRYRNRSLEEKILVEVIDGCWQPDPKKRLDIFQVVRRLRENSQAL; encoded by the exons ATGACAGGATGGTCGTCCTGTGCTCCTTCTGCGCAAAAGTTTTCAAATCTCAAGAAAGCAAC GAGACATCCAGTTGGGACTGGGATTCGAACAGAAGAATGGAGGAAGCCCGTCGTGGTGCCGGCAGAGCGATGTGGCACGGAGAAAGTCAAAGGTGAATTGCCTGTAGCTCGCAAGCtgcaaaaacaacaaaggcaaatTCCGACAATCCTGTTGGTCGCCGTTCTCttgcttttttctttttgcatGCTTAAAAGTTTTCGAAAAACGGTGCATCATCATGCGATACGCAGAGACCATTTGCACCAGTACTCTGATGTTAGCGAGAAAACAGTCACTTCCATTCGCCAAGCTAGTGGTATTCTTCTCCACAACAACCAGATAGGGAGGACACCAATTATTCAGCCACAAATTTTTCTACCAACTGTAAACGAGGACGGAACTACTGAAAAAAAACGTGAAGCTGCGTCACACGAGATTCCGTCAAGCAATGAAGGAATACGCGTAACGGATCAGATAGCCCCGAATATCCGCAAGACAGTCCCGAATACAGACCGAATCGCTTTTAGGTACTGGCATGAAGACGAATTGATAAGCAACCAGAAATCTTGTCGGCAGCCGCACTGGGCATTCTTTCACTTTCCTACCTGCAACGCCTTTCACGAGATGCCACTCGAACGTGAATATTTTGAAGCTTCACAAGGCCGACAGGGTTCCGGAGTAACTGAACTCGACAGCTATTATATCAACAGCGGCTATTATCGTGATGTTTGGGTGGTCGCAGGCTCTGCGTCACTTGGCAGGCTTATTCTCAAAACATCCAAATTTGAATTTGACATAAACTACAAAACCCTGCATCAGGTCCATCGTGAAGCAAACGTGATGGAGCGTTTGTCCAGCAACCCGTCCATAGTTGATATTTACGGTCATTGCGGAGGCTCGGTGGCAGCTGAAGCCATATCGTATGAAGTTGAGCGATACGTTGTCGCCGGATCAGGCTATGTGAATCCTGGCCTAGGGGCTGATCAACCCGCAGATCTTTCACCACAAAATGATTTCACGCCGTCAGAAAAATTCCGCATGGCTCTCGCCATGGCCGAATCGATTGCAGCTCTTCATGGCTATCACGGTGGTGTTATTGTTCACGACGATATCCAGTTGCGACAATGGCTGCAAACCAAAGACGGAATATTGAAGTTGGGCGACTTCAATAGAGCGTATGTCCTAGATTGGAACGACTCCACACAGGCATACTGTTCATACAACAATGGACAGGCATTTGGAAAT AGTAATCATTTTTTGGGCCAGAATCGTTCACCGGAGGAATATCAAGCCGGAGAATTAGACGAAGCGATCGACGTCTATTCCTTTGGGAATTGCTTGTACAGTCTG TTGACTGGGCTTTGGGTCTTCTACGAAAATGAAGATGATGCTATTGTGCAAGAAAAAGTTTTGACGGGGAAGCGACCCATGATTGATATCCGCTACCGAAACCGCAGTCTTGAGGAGAAAATTTTAGTCGAAGTAATAGACGGGTGCTGGCAACCAGATCCGAAAAAGCGGCTTGACATCTTTCAGGTTGTTCGAAGACTTCGAGAAAACTCACAGGCACTTTGA
- the ADH_1 gene encoding alcohol dehydrogenase (probable zinc-dependent alcohol dehydrogenase : aldehyde & ketone synthesis): MQAVRYHGANVALTVESIPRPTNLADNDVLIQVQAAALCHTELHFADGTLNLGVAPMTLGHEACGIVIQVGNSVPDTRIGERVILYYYVGCGSCRWCLQGDEQICGSLQAEFGFISDGGLAEYIKAPSRNAVPLPSNISFVDAAPIGCGVTTAVHASKIGRVQKDDWCLVYGVNGVGFGLIQLLKNHYGAKVIAATRSPARRKLALELGADVSIDTTDSSTVAKAVHQATYGAGADVIFECVGRRETMDACVGWDGALGKRGRLVLVGYEAGSEHEFRCHPIPMIVQEQSVCGSVGATLNDLKEALEYVSSGKVKTIVDSLLSLQDFQRGIDKIKSCDCIGKIVCRPAETSFG; this comes from the coding sequence ATGCAGGCTGTTCGCTACCACGGCGCAAACGTTGCGTTGACGGTCGAATCGATTCCCAGGCCCACAAACTTGGCCGACAACGACGTCCTAATCCAGGTTCAAGCAGCCGCGTTGTGCCACACCGAGCTGCACTTTGCCGACGGTACGCTAAATCTAGGGGTTGCTCCCATGACACTAGGGCACGAAGCTTGTGGAATAGTAATCCAAGTTGGTAACAGCGTTCCCGATACAAGAATTGGCGAACGTGTCATTCTGTATTACTACGTTGGTTGCGGATCCTGCCGATGGTGTCTGCAAGGTGACGAGCAAATTTGTGGATCACTGCAGGCCGAATTTGGCTTTATAAGCGACGGTGGTCTAGCAGAATACATCAAGGCGCCTTCTCGTAACGCCGTGCCGCTACCTAGCAATATTTCTTTCGTCGACGCCGCCCCCATTGGTTGTGGTGTAACGACGGCGGTCCACGCGAGCAAAATAGGAAGGGTCCAGAAAGACGATTGGTGTTTGGTATATGGCGTAAATGGCGTTGGTTTCGGTCTCATACAGCTTCTGAAAAATCATTACGGTGCCAAAGTGATCGCTGCGACCCGTTCTCCAGCCAGACGGAAACTGGCGCTCGAACTGGGCGCCGACGTATCCATTGATACTACAGATTCCTCGACTGTGGCCAAAGCAGTCCACCAAGCAACATATGGGGCTGGTGCAGATGTCATCTTTGAGTGCGTTGGACGGCGTGAAACAATGGATGCGTGCGTTGGCTGGGACGGTGCGTTAGGTAAACGTGGTCGTTTGGTTTTAGTCGGATACGAGGCTGGAAGTGAGCACGAATTTCGATGCCATCCGATTCCAATGATTGTACAAGAGCAATCCGTTTGCGGTAGTGTTGGTGCTACTCTCAATGATCTCAAGGAGGCACTTGAATATGTTTCCTCTGGAAAGGTCAAAACCATTGTGGACAGCCTCCTTTCCTTGCAGGATTTTCAGCGTGGCATAGATAAAATCAAATCATGCGACTGCATCGGAAAAATTGTTTGCCGACCCGCAGAAACCTCATTTGGCTAG